The Venturia canescens isolate UGA chromosome 7, ASM1945775v1, whole genome shotgun sequence genome segment CGTGTTGGGGCGATTGACTTTCGGCGGCTCTTTATTGAGATTGGAACTGGAGTTTCCAGCGAGAATGAGAACCGTAGGTCGGGTTTCATTGTCGATAATGGGGGGTCTTGGAATCTTCTCGAGAGCGCTTCCGTCCGCGCGGTTATCGAAGATCGTAGCGGCTGGAGGATCCCAACGGTTTTCTTCCTGCGCATCTTTGGAGGTGAGAACGCAACTTTGATTACGTTCTCTCGGGGACATTGCGACGTTTATGTCACTCGTGTTCCAATGGACCTGCTGAGGGAGTGGATTCGTTTCGAAGAGAAATTGCTCGCTGCGATTTGCCTCGTAGCTATTGGCAGCGAGTTCGTTCGGCACAAGGTCCCAGGACAAACGATTCGTCAGGTAACTTTGCTCGTTCTCGGATTGAGGTATCTCGTCGTTGATCCGGGCTTCGATGAGACCGTTCGTTTGCTCGTTCTCCGGAGGATTGTTACAATTTGCACGAATGTCCCATCTCAGAGGTTTGGCCAATTGTTGCTCGAGACAGGCCTCCCGAAGCCACCGTTTTTTCGGCTGCAATCTATCGAGCGGTCTCCGAACCGGTGTATTTGGCATTttgaccacgctcgtcgtttcCTCGTCCTCGGAAGTCTGTAAAATAGTGCACGCCTCGCTCGGATCCTCGTCTTGACTGTCGTCCTGGCTGTCTTGACTCTCGCTGCAGTACAAACGCTGCTGTATCGGCGATTTGCAGTCACGATTCTCTTGCTCTATCGCCGAATCCATCATCAAACCCTTCCGCGACTTTATTCTCTTGTGATGATTCTCCGACGAGCTCTTCCacgtctttttctttctctcgtttttcccCGTTGGCGTACgatcctctcgctctcgcgcCAACTTGTAGCGCTCCAGCCAACGCGTCACATCGTGTGGCAACTCCGTGTTCCCCGTGACCGGCTTCAATACGAAATCGTCCGAGCGCGTCAACGTCGCGTAAGGATGATCCGGACAGTGGCGATTCGCGTGCGTAAATCTCATCTCGCAGCCCGGCTCGGTACACAAAAACGGTTTTTCTCCCGTGTGCAAACGCTGGTGAGTCTTCAACTGGCCCGATTGCGTAAACGCCTTCGTACATCCTGGATAATCGCACGGGTACGGCCGTTCACCTTTAATCAGGAAATTTTCATAGCTCATTACTTTGCCACAAgtgatttttcaacatttttctatccGAATTATTCCCTGttgcaaaaataataaaaaaaccaaCTCATTAAATCGAGATTATAATTGGGGGGCATAAAGTATCGaaaatatcaatgaaaaaaaatatacaacgAGCCAAATTCGTTGTGCCATAAAagatcgaaattttcttctgttttgaGATTAAAAA includes the following:
- the LOC122413501 gene encoding uncharacterized protein, with protein sequence MELHTPKRESRPLSDSMMPRSPPMCDTMLYPWNWGEEARNVNLSPGSSCSSPEYRDNGQAGNSCNGTTQRSGGSESHRRGRPRADALTNLMMQGSTSPSSIKCTYCNRVFPREKSLQAHLRTHTGERPYPCDYPGCTKAFTQSGQLKTHQRLHTGEKPFLCTEPGCEMRFTHANRHCPDHPYATLTRSDDFVLKPVTGNTELPHDVTRWLERYKLAREREDRTPTGKNERKKKTWKSSSENHHKRIKSRKGLMMDSAIEQENRDCKSPIQQRLYCSESQDSQDDSQDEDPSEACTILQTSEDEETTSVVKMPNTPVRRPLDRLQPKKRWLREACLEQQLAKPLRWDIRANCNNPPENEQTNGLIEARINDEIPQSENEQSYLTNRLSWDLVPNELAANSYEANRSEQFLFETNPLPQQVHWNTSDINVAMSPRERNQSCVLTSKDAQEENRWDPPAATIFDNRADGSALEKIPRPPIIDNETRPTVLILAGNSSSNLNKEPPKVNRPNTSTDHANKVKVVVVKQEDNLINLPILEDNQKWLGALALMELAKTQEEAAARARQVAKNLQQTIDYTQP